In the Drosophila gunungcola strain Sukarami unplaced genomic scaffold, Dgunungcola_SK_2 000001F, whole genome shotgun sequence genome, one interval contains:
- the LOC128261444 gene encoding uncharacterized protein LOC128261444 isoform X5, with the protein MNGLSSNDDAVECPLCMEPLEVDDLTFFPCTCGYQICRFCWHRIRTDENKLCPACRKEYPENPADFKPLSQEEMIAFKSQKRQRDQQRKQKITENRKHLANVRVVQKNLVFVVGLPPRLADADILKKHEYFGKYGKIHKVVINPSTTYAGVQVRVGPSASAYVTYVNNSDALRAIQSVNNIMIDGRLIKTSLGTTKYCSHFMKNQQCPKGDCMYLHELGDPEASFTKEEMHQGKHQEYEKRLHDTLIASFGPNTAAAIPSSSSASSSSSGSGTNASSAANGQQKEAWPSLSVSPINGREATASSNNSSGKSKREKLRNEKRHEKNKSKNKNSGNSNSTASNKENFVPESRGSTSTETFAEATTDAPTSTKAEPQQSTSNRSRADRGKDRPSTGAKEPKKVKEPVSAPVASKQVERIEPNESTIIHKKTEVTESCEDNLPQKRLAGTNVQRSVSSCSETSEGHISESSLSEKSLTGDYTEEKCNSVISESHQDSVKTQDDTEKMNDAIAEAEQNLSGSKTPESISPIAMAPSNGKEAGCLPDEPAEISSLPENESRVTDALSKLNIFDDPPSFFTSSSFQQAPLIKNKLDLEMRQSHLPDLVNDIDGIQKASNTNEWEEAFKNVMIRNTRHVEEQLLQQQHLQQQQQHHHQQVLHQQEEFLRMHELQKRNNFATNISQINGPANDFLSHFQANSLDLNRVQAHALLQQQLLQQQTGENLFGGNMSKFFDFHKNQQQSHHQYLNGHPPQMNGNSAVPEPQRVAAFLENNRLNSPFVENGLINSQQQPQKQRMMGMFENLPPNTQSQQSRFTQNSIVDDDLGFDPFIETQKGLAELMENEVVQQQSINNDNPGPKLLPQPQIPPHPQLVDNLQRARMPPPGFNHMNTLGLGGASRMQHTSKIMPFMNMPVNGVGNNGPQGQHQVPMAANWNAHLAMHQNPGQPVGDSQLQHPMAHNKVYNNSDWTSMDPAILSFRQFSSFPQNQIPPHPQQQQDMFLQHLAQQQNSQTGMCLFESFASQQAIKCSSLVFLGFTNQPQQLLPMAAMPNNLLNGQQQPPQVNANVQGMLEFLKSRQFV; encoded by the exons ATGAACGGCCTGAGCAGTAATGATGACGCAGTCGAGTGCCCGTTGTGTATGGAGCCACTGGAGGTGGATGATCTTACCTTCTTTCCCTGTACCTGTGGATACCAG ATTTGCAGGTTCTGTTGGCACAGGATCCGCACGGATGAGAACAAGCTGTGCCCAGCGTGTCGAAAGGAATATCCAGAAAATCCAGCTGACTTTAAGCCGTTATCACAGGAAGAA ATGATTGCCTTCAAGTCCCAGAAACGCCAAAGGGACCAACAACGAAAGCAAAAGATcaccgaaaaccgaaaacattTGGCCAACGTTCGTGTGGTCCAAAAGAACTTGGTGTTTGTTGTGGGCTTACCACCTCGACTTGCTGATGCAGAC ATACTAAAGAAACACGAGTATTTTGGTAAATATGGGAAAATTCATAAAGTCGTTATAAATCCAAGTACCACGTATGCCGGGGTCCAGGTAAGAGTT GGTCCATCTGCCTCTGCATATGTCACATATGTTAACAACTCTGATGCTTTGCGGGCCATTCAAAGCGTCAACAACATTATGATCGACGGGCGGCTTATAAAGACTAGTTTGGGGACAACCAAATACTGCAGCCACTTCATGAAAAACCAGCAGTGTCCCAAGGGCGACTGTATGTACTTACATGAACTGGGAGATCCCGAGGCCAGTTTTACAAAAGAG GAAATGCACCAGGGAAAACATCAGGAGTACGAGAAGCGCCTACACGATACTCTTATTGCCTCTTTCGGACCGAATACAGCAG CCGCGATTCCATCGTCGTCGTCAGCGTCATCATCGTCCTCTGGATCGGGCACGAATGCTTCGAGTGCAGCTAATGGCCAGCAAAAGGAAGCCTGGCCCAGTTTATCGGTCTCGCCCATCAACGGCAGGGAGGCGACTGCGAGTTCGAACAATTCCAGTGGGAAGAGCAAACGGGAGAAGCTGCGCAACGAGAAGAGACACGAGAAGaacaaatcgaaaaacaaGAACAGTGGCAACTCGAACTCCACCGCCTCAAACAAGGAGAATTTCGTTCCCGAATCCCGTGGCAGCACAAGTACTGAGACATTCGCCGAGGCCACAACAGATGCGCCAACCTCCACAAAGGCTGAACCGCAGCAGAGCACTAGCAATCGATCGAGGGCAGATCGCGGAAAAGATCGACCCTCGACTGGAGCAAAGGAGCCGAAGAAGGTTAAGGAACCTGTCTCAGCACCCGTAGCAAGCAAACAGGTGGAGCGAATTGAGCCGAACGAGAGTACAATAATACATAAGAAAACGGAAGTAACCGAAAGCTGTGAAGACAATTTACCACAAAAGAGATTAGCGGGAACAAACGTTCAAAGATCTGTGAGCTCTTGTAGCGAAACTAGCGAAGGGCATATCTCAGAGAGTAGCTTAAGTGAAAAGAGTTTAACTGGTGATTATACGGAAGAGAAGTGCAATAGTGTGATTTCTGAAAGCCACCAAGACAGTGTAAAGACTCAGGACGATACCGAAAAGATGAACGATGCTATTGCTGAGGCTGAACAGAATCTTTCGGGATCTAAAACTCCTGAGAGCATCAGCCCCATTGCAATGGCACCTAGTAATGGCAAAGAAGCAGGCTGTTTACCCGATGAACCAGCCGAAATCTCCAGTCTGCCAGAGAACGAAAGCCGAGTGACTG ATGCATTGTCCAAGCTCAACATTTTCGATGACCCGCCCAGTTTCTTCACATCGTCATCATTCCAGCAGGCCcccttaataaaaaataagctaGATTTGGAAATGCGACAGTCTCATTTACCAGACTTGGTCAACG ATATTGATGGAATCCAAAAGGCATCAAATACAAACG agtGGGAGGAAGCTTTCAAAAATGTGATGATACGCAACACAAGGCATGTGGAGGAGCAACTGCTTCAGCAGCAACActtgcaacagcagcagcagcatcaccaTCAGCAAGTATTGCATCAACAGGAGGAGTTCCTTCGCATGCACGAGCTACAAAAACGTAACAACTTTGCGACAAATATTTCACAAATAAACGGTCCTGCAAACG atttccTTAGCCATTTCCAGGCTAATTCACTCGATTTAAATAGAGTACAAGCACATGCACTTCTGCAGCAACAACTATTACAACAGCAAACGGGGGAGAATCTGTTTGGCGGAAACATGTCGAAGTTCTTTGACTTTCATAAAAATCAGCAGCAGTCACACCATCAGTATCTAAATGGACACCCGCCTCAAATGAATGGAAACAGTGCTGTTCCCGAGCCACAACGTGTGGCGGCCTTTTTGGAAAACAATCGACTGAATTCGCCTTTTGTCGAAAATG GACTTATTAATTCACAACAGCAACCTCAAAAGCAGAGGATGATGGGAATGTTTGAAAACTTG CCTCCAAACACGCAATCTCAGCAGAGTCGGTTTACGCAGAACTCGATAGTCGACGATGACTTAG GTTTCGACCCCTTTATTGAGACCCAAAAGGGACTTGCTGAACTTATGGAAAATGAAGTTGTTCAACAACAGAGTATTAACAATGACAACCCCGGACCGAAGCTGTTACCACAGCCTCAAATTCCCCCCCATCCGCAACTGGTGGACAACTTGCAGAGGGCACGCATGCCTCCGCCGGGCTTCAATCACATGAACACATTGGGCCTGGGCGGAGCATCCAGAATGCAGCACACGAGTAAAATAATGCCCTTCATGAACATGCCTGTGAACGGGGTGGGAAACAATGGGCCCCAGGGCCAGCACCAGGTGCCGATGGCTGCCAACTGGAATGCTCATTTGGCCATGCACCAAAACCCAGGACAGCCCGTGGGCGACTCACAATTGCAGCACCCAATGGCTCACAACAAGG TTTACAACAATAGTGATTGGACTTCAATGGATCCGGCTATACTTTCGTTTAGACAATTTTCGTCTTTCCCACAAAACCAAATTCCCCCACATCCTCAACAACAGCAGGATATGTTTTTGCAGCATTTGGCTCAACAGCAAAATTCCCAGACTGGTATGTGTTTATTCGAGAGTTTTGCGTCTCAACAGGCGATTAAATGTAGCTCACTCGTCTTTCTAGGTTTCACGAATCAGCCACAGCAACTGCTTCCTATGGCGGCGATGCCCAATAATTTGCTGAACGGACAACAGCAGCCGCCACAGGTCAATGCCAATGTTCAGGGCATGcttgagtttttaaaaagccGTCAATTCGTTTAG
- the LOC128261444 gene encoding uncharacterized protein LOC128261444 isoform X6 — translation MNGLSSNDDAVECPLCMEPLEVDDLTFFPCTCGYQICRFCWHRIRTDENKLCPACRKEYPENPADFKPLSQEEMIAFKSQKRQRDQQRKQKITENRKHLANVRVVQKNLVFVVGLPPRLADADILKKHEYFGKYGKIHKVVINPSTTYAGVQGPSASAYVTYVNNSDALRAIQSVNNIMIDGRLIKTSLGTTKYCSHFMKNQQCPKGDCMYLHELGDPEASFTKEEMHQGKHQEYEKRLHDTLIASFGPNTAAAIPSSSSASSSSSGSGTNASSAANGQQKEAWPSLSVSPINGREATASSNNSSGKSKREKLRNEKRHEKNKSKNKNSGNSNSTASNKENFVPESRGSTSTETFAEATTDAPTSTKAEPQQSTSNRSRADRGKDRPSTGAKEPKKVKEPVSAPVASKQVERIEPNESTIIHKKTEVTESCEDNLPQKRLAGTNVQRSVSSCSETSEGHISESSLSEKSLTGDYTEEKCNSVISESHQDSVKTQDDTEKMNDAIAEAEQNLSGSKTPESISPIAMAPSNGKEAGCLPDEPAEISSLPENESRVTDALSKLNIFDDPPSFFTSSSFQQAPLIKNKLDLEMRQSHLPDLVNDIDGIQKASNTNEWEEAFKNVMIRNTRHVEEQLLQQQHLQQQQQHHHQQVLHQQEEFLRMHELQKRNNFATNISQINGPANDFLSHFQANSLDLNRVQAHALLQQQLLQQQTGENLFGGNMSKFFDFHKNQQQSHHQYLNGHPPQMNGNSAVPEPQRVAAFLENNRLNSPFVENGLINSQQQPQKQRMMGMFENLPPNTQSQQSRFTQNSIVDDDLGFDPFIETQKGLAELMENEVVQQQSINNDNPGPKLLPQPQIPPHPQLVDNLQRARMPPPGFNHMNTLGLGGASRMQHTSKIMPFMNMPVNGVGNNGPQGQHQVPMAANWNAHLAMHQNPGQPVGDSQLQHPMAHNKVYNNSDWTSMDPAILSFRQFSSFPQNQIPPHPQQQQDMFLQHLAQQQNSQTGMCLFESFASQQAIKCSSLVFLGFTNQPQQLLPMAAMPNNLLNGQQQPPQVNANVQGMLEFLKSRQFV, via the exons ATGAACGGCCTGAGCAGTAATGATGACGCAGTCGAGTGCCCGTTGTGTATGGAGCCACTGGAGGTGGATGATCTTACCTTCTTTCCCTGTACCTGTGGATACCAG ATTTGCAGGTTCTGTTGGCACAGGATCCGCACGGATGAGAACAAGCTGTGCCCAGCGTGTCGAAAGGAATATCCAGAAAATCCAGCTGACTTTAAGCCGTTATCACAGGAAGAA ATGATTGCCTTCAAGTCCCAGAAACGCCAAAGGGACCAACAACGAAAGCAAAAGATcaccgaaaaccgaaaacattTGGCCAACGTTCGTGTGGTCCAAAAGAACTTGGTGTTTGTTGTGGGCTTACCACCTCGACTTGCTGATGCAGAC ATACTAAAGAAACACGAGTATTTTGGTAAATATGGGAAAATTCATAAAGTCGTTATAAATCCAAGTACCACGTATGCCGGGGTCCAG GGTCCATCTGCCTCTGCATATGTCACATATGTTAACAACTCTGATGCTTTGCGGGCCATTCAAAGCGTCAACAACATTATGATCGACGGGCGGCTTATAAAGACTAGTTTGGGGACAACCAAATACTGCAGCCACTTCATGAAAAACCAGCAGTGTCCCAAGGGCGACTGTATGTACTTACATGAACTGGGAGATCCCGAGGCCAGTTTTACAAAAGAG GAAATGCACCAGGGAAAACATCAGGAGTACGAGAAGCGCCTACACGATACTCTTATTGCCTCTTTCGGACCGAATACAGCAG CCGCGATTCCATCGTCGTCGTCAGCGTCATCATCGTCCTCTGGATCGGGCACGAATGCTTCGAGTGCAGCTAATGGCCAGCAAAAGGAAGCCTGGCCCAGTTTATCGGTCTCGCCCATCAACGGCAGGGAGGCGACTGCGAGTTCGAACAATTCCAGTGGGAAGAGCAAACGGGAGAAGCTGCGCAACGAGAAGAGACACGAGAAGaacaaatcgaaaaacaaGAACAGTGGCAACTCGAACTCCACCGCCTCAAACAAGGAGAATTTCGTTCCCGAATCCCGTGGCAGCACAAGTACTGAGACATTCGCCGAGGCCACAACAGATGCGCCAACCTCCACAAAGGCTGAACCGCAGCAGAGCACTAGCAATCGATCGAGGGCAGATCGCGGAAAAGATCGACCCTCGACTGGAGCAAAGGAGCCGAAGAAGGTTAAGGAACCTGTCTCAGCACCCGTAGCAAGCAAACAGGTGGAGCGAATTGAGCCGAACGAGAGTACAATAATACATAAGAAAACGGAAGTAACCGAAAGCTGTGAAGACAATTTACCACAAAAGAGATTAGCGGGAACAAACGTTCAAAGATCTGTGAGCTCTTGTAGCGAAACTAGCGAAGGGCATATCTCAGAGAGTAGCTTAAGTGAAAAGAGTTTAACTGGTGATTATACGGAAGAGAAGTGCAATAGTGTGATTTCTGAAAGCCACCAAGACAGTGTAAAGACTCAGGACGATACCGAAAAGATGAACGATGCTATTGCTGAGGCTGAACAGAATCTTTCGGGATCTAAAACTCCTGAGAGCATCAGCCCCATTGCAATGGCACCTAGTAATGGCAAAGAAGCAGGCTGTTTACCCGATGAACCAGCCGAAATCTCCAGTCTGCCAGAGAACGAAAGCCGAGTGACTG ATGCATTGTCCAAGCTCAACATTTTCGATGACCCGCCCAGTTTCTTCACATCGTCATCATTCCAGCAGGCCcccttaataaaaaataagctaGATTTGGAAATGCGACAGTCTCATTTACCAGACTTGGTCAACG ATATTGATGGAATCCAAAAGGCATCAAATACAAACG agtGGGAGGAAGCTTTCAAAAATGTGATGATACGCAACACAAGGCATGTGGAGGAGCAACTGCTTCAGCAGCAACActtgcaacagcagcagcagcatcaccaTCAGCAAGTATTGCATCAACAGGAGGAGTTCCTTCGCATGCACGAGCTACAAAAACGTAACAACTTTGCGACAAATATTTCACAAATAAACGGTCCTGCAAACG atttccTTAGCCATTTCCAGGCTAATTCACTCGATTTAAATAGAGTACAAGCACATGCACTTCTGCAGCAACAACTATTACAACAGCAAACGGGGGAGAATCTGTTTGGCGGAAACATGTCGAAGTTCTTTGACTTTCATAAAAATCAGCAGCAGTCACACCATCAGTATCTAAATGGACACCCGCCTCAAATGAATGGAAACAGTGCTGTTCCCGAGCCACAACGTGTGGCGGCCTTTTTGGAAAACAATCGACTGAATTCGCCTTTTGTCGAAAATG GACTTATTAATTCACAACAGCAACCTCAAAAGCAGAGGATGATGGGAATGTTTGAAAACTTG CCTCCAAACACGCAATCTCAGCAGAGTCGGTTTACGCAGAACTCGATAGTCGACGATGACTTAG GTTTCGACCCCTTTATTGAGACCCAAAAGGGACTTGCTGAACTTATGGAAAATGAAGTTGTTCAACAACAGAGTATTAACAATGACAACCCCGGACCGAAGCTGTTACCACAGCCTCAAATTCCCCCCCATCCGCAACTGGTGGACAACTTGCAGAGGGCACGCATGCCTCCGCCGGGCTTCAATCACATGAACACATTGGGCCTGGGCGGAGCATCCAGAATGCAGCACACGAGTAAAATAATGCCCTTCATGAACATGCCTGTGAACGGGGTGGGAAACAATGGGCCCCAGGGCCAGCACCAGGTGCCGATGGCTGCCAACTGGAATGCTCATTTGGCCATGCACCAAAACCCAGGACAGCCCGTGGGCGACTCACAATTGCAGCACCCAATGGCTCACAACAAGG TTTACAACAATAGTGATTGGACTTCAATGGATCCGGCTATACTTTCGTTTAGACAATTTTCGTCTTTCCCACAAAACCAAATTCCCCCACATCCTCAACAACAGCAGGATATGTTTTTGCAGCATTTGGCTCAACAGCAAAATTCCCAGACTGGTATGTGTTTATTCGAGAGTTTTGCGTCTCAACAGGCGATTAAATGTAGCTCACTCGTCTTTCTAGGTTTCACGAATCAGCCACAGCAACTGCTTCCTATGGCGGCGATGCCCAATAATTTGCTGAACGGACAACAGCAGCCGCCACAGGTCAATGCCAATGTTCAGGGCATGcttgagtttttaaaaagccGTCAATTCGTTTAG
- the LOC128261444 gene encoding uncharacterized protein LOC128261444 isoform X1, translating to MNGLSSNDDAVECPLCMEPLEVDDLTFFPCTCGYQICRFCWHRIRTDENKLCPACRKEYPENPADFKPLSQEEMIAFKSQKRQRDQQRKQKITENRKHLANVRVVQKNLVFVVGLPPRLADADILKKHEYFGKYGKIHKVVINPSTTYAGVQVRVGPSASAYVTYVNNSDALRAIQSVNNIMIDGRLIKTSLGTTKYCSHFMKNQQCPKGDCMYLHELGDPEASFTKEEMHQGKHQEYEKRLHDTLIASFGPNTAGIINGNGASKANAAIPSSSSASSSSSGSGTNASSAANGQQKEAWPSLSVSPINGREATASSNNSSGKSKREKLRNEKRHEKNKSKNKNSGNSNSTASNKENFVPESRGSTSTETFAEATTDAPTSTKAEPQQSTSNRSRADRGKDRPSTGAKEPKKVKEPVSAPVASKQVERIEPNESTIIHKKTEVTESCEDNLPQKRLAGTNVQRSVSSCSETSEGHISESSLSEKSLTGDYTEEKCNSVISESHQDSVKTQDDTEKMNDAIAEAEQNLSGSKTPESISPIAMAPSNGKEAGCLPDEPAEISSLPENESRVTDALSKLNIFDDPPSFFTSSSFQQAPLIKNKLDLEMRQSHLPDLVNDIDGIQKASNTNEWEEAFKNVMIRNTRHVEEQLLQQQHLQQQQQHHHQQVLHQQEEFLRMHELQKRNNFATNISQINGPANDFLSHFQANSLDLNRVQAHALLQQQLLQQQTGENLFGGNMSKFFDFHKNQQQSHHQYLNGHPPQMNGNSAVPEPQRVAAFLENNRLNSPFVENGLINSQQQPQKQRMMGMFENLPPNTQSQQSRFTQNSIVDDDLGFDPFIETQKGLAELMENEVVQQQSINNDNPGPKLLPQPQIPPHPQLVDNLQRARMPPPGFNHMNTLGLGGASRMQHTSKIMPFMNMPVNGVGNNGPQGQHQVPMAANWNAHLAMHQNPGQPVGDSQLQHPMAHNKVYNNSDWTSMDPAILSFRQFSSFPQNQIPPHPQQQQDMFLQHLAQQQNSQTGMCLFESFASQQAIKCSSLVFLGFTNQPQQLLPMAAMPNNLLNGQQQPPQVNANVQGMLEFLKSRQFV from the exons ATGAACGGCCTGAGCAGTAATGATGACGCAGTCGAGTGCCCGTTGTGTATGGAGCCACTGGAGGTGGATGATCTTACCTTCTTTCCCTGTACCTGTGGATACCAG ATTTGCAGGTTCTGTTGGCACAGGATCCGCACGGATGAGAACAAGCTGTGCCCAGCGTGTCGAAAGGAATATCCAGAAAATCCAGCTGACTTTAAGCCGTTATCACAGGAAGAA ATGATTGCCTTCAAGTCCCAGAAACGCCAAAGGGACCAACAACGAAAGCAAAAGATcaccgaaaaccgaaaacattTGGCCAACGTTCGTGTGGTCCAAAAGAACTTGGTGTTTGTTGTGGGCTTACCACCTCGACTTGCTGATGCAGAC ATACTAAAGAAACACGAGTATTTTGGTAAATATGGGAAAATTCATAAAGTCGTTATAAATCCAAGTACCACGTATGCCGGGGTCCAGGTAAGAGTT GGTCCATCTGCCTCTGCATATGTCACATATGTTAACAACTCTGATGCTTTGCGGGCCATTCAAAGCGTCAACAACATTATGATCGACGGGCGGCTTATAAAGACTAGTTTGGGGACAACCAAATACTGCAGCCACTTCATGAAAAACCAGCAGTGTCCCAAGGGCGACTGTATGTACTTACATGAACTGGGAGATCCCGAGGCCAGTTTTACAAAAGAG GAAATGCACCAGGGAAAACATCAGGAGTACGAGAAGCGCCTACACGATACTCTTATTGCCTCTTTCGGACCGAATACAGCAGGTATTATAAATGGTAACGGAGCTTCTAAAGCAAATG CCGCGATTCCATCGTCGTCGTCAGCGTCATCATCGTCCTCTGGATCGGGCACGAATGCTTCGAGTGCAGCTAATGGCCAGCAAAAGGAAGCCTGGCCCAGTTTATCGGTCTCGCCCATCAACGGCAGGGAGGCGACTGCGAGTTCGAACAATTCCAGTGGGAAGAGCAAACGGGAGAAGCTGCGCAACGAGAAGAGACACGAGAAGaacaaatcgaaaaacaaGAACAGTGGCAACTCGAACTCCACCGCCTCAAACAAGGAGAATTTCGTTCCCGAATCCCGTGGCAGCACAAGTACTGAGACATTCGCCGAGGCCACAACAGATGCGCCAACCTCCACAAAGGCTGAACCGCAGCAGAGCACTAGCAATCGATCGAGGGCAGATCGCGGAAAAGATCGACCCTCGACTGGAGCAAAGGAGCCGAAGAAGGTTAAGGAACCTGTCTCAGCACCCGTAGCAAGCAAACAGGTGGAGCGAATTGAGCCGAACGAGAGTACAATAATACATAAGAAAACGGAAGTAACCGAAAGCTGTGAAGACAATTTACCACAAAAGAGATTAGCGGGAACAAACGTTCAAAGATCTGTGAGCTCTTGTAGCGAAACTAGCGAAGGGCATATCTCAGAGAGTAGCTTAAGTGAAAAGAGTTTAACTGGTGATTATACGGAAGAGAAGTGCAATAGTGTGATTTCTGAAAGCCACCAAGACAGTGTAAAGACTCAGGACGATACCGAAAAGATGAACGATGCTATTGCTGAGGCTGAACAGAATCTTTCGGGATCTAAAACTCCTGAGAGCATCAGCCCCATTGCAATGGCACCTAGTAATGGCAAAGAAGCAGGCTGTTTACCCGATGAACCAGCCGAAATCTCCAGTCTGCCAGAGAACGAAAGCCGAGTGACTG ATGCATTGTCCAAGCTCAACATTTTCGATGACCCGCCCAGTTTCTTCACATCGTCATCATTCCAGCAGGCCcccttaataaaaaataagctaGATTTGGAAATGCGACAGTCTCATTTACCAGACTTGGTCAACG ATATTGATGGAATCCAAAAGGCATCAAATACAAACG agtGGGAGGAAGCTTTCAAAAATGTGATGATACGCAACACAAGGCATGTGGAGGAGCAACTGCTTCAGCAGCAACActtgcaacagcagcagcagcatcaccaTCAGCAAGTATTGCATCAACAGGAGGAGTTCCTTCGCATGCACGAGCTACAAAAACGTAACAACTTTGCGACAAATATTTCACAAATAAACGGTCCTGCAAACG atttccTTAGCCATTTCCAGGCTAATTCACTCGATTTAAATAGAGTACAAGCACATGCACTTCTGCAGCAACAACTATTACAACAGCAAACGGGGGAGAATCTGTTTGGCGGAAACATGTCGAAGTTCTTTGACTTTCATAAAAATCAGCAGCAGTCACACCATCAGTATCTAAATGGACACCCGCCTCAAATGAATGGAAACAGTGCTGTTCCCGAGCCACAACGTGTGGCGGCCTTTTTGGAAAACAATCGACTGAATTCGCCTTTTGTCGAAAATG GACTTATTAATTCACAACAGCAACCTCAAAAGCAGAGGATGATGGGAATGTTTGAAAACTTG CCTCCAAACACGCAATCTCAGCAGAGTCGGTTTACGCAGAACTCGATAGTCGACGATGACTTAG GTTTCGACCCCTTTATTGAGACCCAAAAGGGACTTGCTGAACTTATGGAAAATGAAGTTGTTCAACAACAGAGTATTAACAATGACAACCCCGGACCGAAGCTGTTACCACAGCCTCAAATTCCCCCCCATCCGCAACTGGTGGACAACTTGCAGAGGGCACGCATGCCTCCGCCGGGCTTCAATCACATGAACACATTGGGCCTGGGCGGAGCATCCAGAATGCAGCACACGAGTAAAATAATGCCCTTCATGAACATGCCTGTGAACGGGGTGGGAAACAATGGGCCCCAGGGCCAGCACCAGGTGCCGATGGCTGCCAACTGGAATGCTCATTTGGCCATGCACCAAAACCCAGGACAGCCCGTGGGCGACTCACAATTGCAGCACCCAATGGCTCACAACAAGG TTTACAACAATAGTGATTGGACTTCAATGGATCCGGCTATACTTTCGTTTAGACAATTTTCGTCTTTCCCACAAAACCAAATTCCCCCACATCCTCAACAACAGCAGGATATGTTTTTGCAGCATTTGGCTCAACAGCAAAATTCCCAGACTGGTATGTGTTTATTCGAGAGTTTTGCGTCTCAACAGGCGATTAAATGTAGCTCACTCGTCTTTCTAGGTTTCACGAATCAGCCACAGCAACTGCTTCCTATGGCGGCGATGCCCAATAATTTGCTGAACGGACAACAGCAGCCGCCACAGGTCAATGCCAATGTTCAGGGCATGcttgagtttttaaaaagccGTCAATTCGTTTAG